The Oryza sativa Japonica Group chromosome 11, ASM3414082v1 DNA window CGCTCGACTCGCTGCAGCTCCCCATCCCGCACCTCACCTTGCTGCACCTACTCCCATCTCCATCTGCAACCAACCATGCAACCAAGCAGCAATTCAACCACCAAAAAATTCAGacaagaaaaggagagaggaaCACCCATCGATCATGCACTCAATTAGCTAGCTTGCAGTACTATTCAGGCATTCAGCTGCTCACTTTGTGCTCCTGCTCCATCTGGCAGCATGGCGATCATGGCCTGCAGAGAAACCATCACAAGAACTAATCTGACTCTGCTGCACTTCATCGTCTCTAATTTCAGAGagttcagagagagagagagagagagaaggaaggtaAGCTTTGTTTGCAGGAAGATAGGAGGATGTAGTGGCGACTTATATATTTTTGGCGTGATGTCGATCGCAATGGCGCTTGGAACTAAATTAAGACTAAAAAAGAAGACTGCACCTCAAGTTATACCGTCAGATttgacagagaaaaaaaatggtcatCACCCTAATTAATTGGGCAACATATGCGTCCTCTCCTTGCTTGTTTCTTCCAGAACATGGAGACGTAGGAGCAATAATCTGTGTGAAATGTATGGATGAAACTGTCTTAGGTCAATTGATGTCCATActtgattaattattaattgCTCTAGTTTTGCATTCACTCCAGGCCAGTGCCGGCCTGGAATTTCTTTCTTCCGTGTGGAAATAATGACCGAGAAATACAGATAACtgaacttttctttttctggttCATTGAATGGACCAACATTTGGTGGCTTGGTGCTTGCTGAAATATAATACCTGGCTGCTGTTGATGCTGTTGCTGGTGCAATGATGTGGCGTGTGTTCTTTGCTTCTCGAAGGTTGAAAGGCTTGAAGCTTAGAGTCAACCTTTGTGTAGGGACTTTTTCATGCACCTACTAAATCATGtctaaaaaaactttaaatCTTTTTTTCCGTATTATGATTGTACGAGTATATGATAAAACAGTATTTTCAGTGTTGGGCTTTTCACCGAGGCTTAGCTtcgaatttttatttatttttgaaatattttaatttttattttgaaaacaaaCCCTTCAAAACCTAATTCCAAAATCTAAACTCTTTTCTTCAACACCACCTGTGACGTGACAGTTTTATTTTACCACCCAACCAAAACAATGTTatcgctactccctccgtctcataatataagatataagggattttgagtttttacttacaacgtttgatcactcgtcttattcaatattttctgaaattattaattattttatttgtgacttactttattatctacagttctttaaacacaacttttcgttttttagatttgcaaaaaaaaaattaaataagacgagtggccaaacgttacaagcaaaaactgaaaatcacttttattgtgggacggagggagtaaaagatTTAGATCGGGAAATAGTAAGGTTtagtagtttttttaaaataaataaattccttAGATTCTCTTTCTCACATGTCGGCCTCGGCTGTGTGTAGTGTACCGAACAGAACATTTGGGTGTAGTTATTATGTTCTAAACTTGTCTAAAATTTGGCTAACAAAATTAATAAAGACTTGCATGATGAACAAGGAATCTTGTCAGTTGCCACAAGTGTGACTACAGACCAAGCCATAACCAGATGACCAACTACAGACCAAGCCCAGGCTGCATAGTCTCAAGTACACCAAAAAAATACATTCAGATGTGTCAGTTGTCCGGACCCATCTTTCCCTTAAAGttggaaaaaagaaacaatacctttttttttcaaaaccatATCATTTGCAATTGCATTTTATCACCAATCCCCTACAACAAACTTCCCAACATATTTCAGCTCCCGCAGCCCATATAAACAAACCGGGATAAAACACACAATATCACAGAACCTAAAAGAAGAGAAAACTGAAGAACAAAACTTTGTCATGGTGTCTATGTCAGTTCATGTTCTGCTGAAGACAATGAAAACCCTTTCTTTTTGTTCCTTTCTTTCGGAAACTGtgcagaggaagaagatgccaAATCTTCCAGCAAGCTGATCAAGCTACAAAGAGGGAGTCCACCGAAGGGACCTGCGTCCTGCAGCAGGGGCAGTCTGGTTGGATGGCCAGCCAGGGGAGGACGCACTCCGAGTGGTACTTGTGGGAGCAGGGTAGCCTGGTGACCCGCTGGTGTCGCTCCCGCACTTCGTCGAGGCACACAGCGCAGAGATCGGCCTTGGAAAGTGTCCTCCTCATCTCGCGGCGGGGGGCTTTTCTTGTTGATGGCGCCTCCAGCATGGTCATCGAATGTTTGGGAGTAGGCCTGGGTTCAGTGGGCAGCTGAATCTGCTGCTCTTGCTGGTTGTTCTGTTGTCTGGAGGTTGTGCTCCCATCTCGTTCGCGAAATCGCCTGCCCCACCTGCGTACGTAACTGATTGTTAGCTCACAGGAATATCGATATTCAGTTTTTGTCGTTTTGCTACTCCATATCGAAGCAGGAAGATGTTTATGAAGAGAACACATTGATGATGGATGAGAAAATGCCAAATCTTTCAAAAAGAATTCAGGCAAGTAGTAGAAAAAAGGGTATTGCAAAAAAATCCCTGAACCCTCCTCTGGAAAATGGAGATGTCTGGTTAGTGTTCTTATTTAGGTAAAAAGTATATGCGGAATTAACCAAATCAATTGAGAACCAATGCTACCCAAATCTGATAACAGCTATATTATTCTATATGCATTTTCAATTTCAAACATCTGATAACAAAAGCTACCCAAATCAATTAACCAAAACCAATCACTTGTGACAGGTTTACCATTCATGCCAGTGGTAATCCCAAAAACTAGTAACAAGATAGTTACTACATTTTATATGCTGAATTGATTACTATAATTTGTGACTATACCCATAATTGGTTGTTTGGTTAATGAAGACCAGGTCGGATCTTTCACCGGTAGTTTTGTCAATTTTAAGCCAAGCTGCACAAGCAAGAAGCCATGATGTACTGAAGGATGATTCTATTTACTGAACAATCCAGAACCCATGCAGACGCTGTGACGTCTAAATCACAAATACGCGGGAAAAAGGGCACACGCCTTTCGCATGCGTGTGCAGCCGTTGGCCTAATTTCTGGATAGTACCCAAAACAATCAAACTGAAACAGTGATGGCGTAAGGCATACATCGGCAAATTCCCTGTGCATATCATTGTGTGGCTTGATCTAACATGTGGTAGTTTTCAGAAAGCAGAGACATCAGATGGTGCCATCCAACTAGTTTGGCTTATGGCTATACAAAATAAGATCACCCACATGGATTAATCATAAAAGACGTCGTTATCAGTGGGTTTGCAGGAAGCTTAAAAAAACTAGGTGATTCTCAATAGCCTCGTATCTTgtcttgggaaaaaaaaacaaaggtgttcctatatcttttttttaaggaactAAAAGTATTCTATGTCTGAATTTTGCTAGTACACATGGAATTAAAAGTATTCTATGTCTGAAGTATTGTGGAATAGCTGAATGCTGAAATTAAGCAAAGCCTGATACACTGTTCATATGGAATTACTCCTATGTGATAATATATAGCTTCTAGTTGAATCCAAGAAACTGGTTGATGAAACAATCAGATCTTGGCTCCCTTCTTGCCATCGAATTCAAGAACCGACCGATCCTCTCCCCCAATTCGAGCAGAAGTAAAATATATTAGCCATGTAGAACGCGATCTTTTTTTCCACGAGTCCATGGCTGGATCTCAACACAAAGAAAAGGGGAACAGAAATGAACAGGGAAAAGAGGGCACGGATGAGGGGGATTCATTCACCTCGAGAGAGACGACgagggcgcggccgcggcgccccGCAGCTTCTCCTCGAGCCGGatgcgcgccgccaccgcggggCTCACCTCGCCCCCTGCgcccgcccccgcctccgcgcTCGCCACCGCCTGACGGTGGTGCTGCTGGTGGAAGTAGTTGTAGTGCCCGTGGTGGTGCTCCCCAAAccctgcccccgccgccgccccgtcgcCGTGGTAgtgcacccgccgccgcctcgccagcTCCACCCCCGGAAGcatctcctcctcgtcgtcgtctcctcgatGGGGGGTTGGTGGGTGGGAGAGAGCTCGGAGAAATTTCTCCCGGCGATTTATACCGAGGGCGCGCGATGGCGGAGGAAAttccgcgacggcgacgagaaagacgacgacgacgtgacGTGGGGTCTTGGAAGCTGCTAGGAAGCAGCAGGGTTACTTGGGGACCTTGAGGTTGGGGTGGTGAAATTACCTTTTCGCCCTTGGCATGATATATCCTCCATGATTATCCATCCATGCATAGGTTTGTTGCTAGTAGcttatacatgttttttttttaatatcttGAATCTATGTTTGGTGTCTTAGGTGAGATGGTGTTTGTGTTGGTATGGATGATCGGGTGATATAAATTATATCTGGTGACGAGAACGGGTTTTGGATTGGCTGGCTGGTTACTTGACGTATCAGCGCATACAAATAGAGTAGTTAACGGAAAACTGTAGGGGTACGGTAGGTGCGTGCAAAGTTGCTTTTTCCGCCAATATTGAATgtacgtaggacaaaaccgttGCATAACAATATAGATCTAAGCGGTCGTTTGAGTGATTAAATAAGTGAACAtatttagagtttttttttcttttgaaacgaTGACATCATGAAATTAGAACCGTCTGCGTCGAGCCATATAGTAGATAAGTTTCCCTCTAGTTAAAACAGGTTGTAGTAGTGTCATTACTTGCAAGTAACAACTATTGAAGAAGGTAGATAAATCAGGGCTAGCTTTCTTGGTTAAAGAGACAAGTTTCTTATGActgaaaataaatgaaaaaaatatgttgagAAGTCTTCGCAGTTCACATAATAGAATTAACCACAAGCTATCAAATCTCACTAGATACGGAGATCGTTTATGCTTCTGGTGTAATAATAATTGTACCCTCATTTCCATTGTGAGTGAAGAATCGTCTTTGTATTAATTAGTTTACCTTAAGAAACACTTCAAAACATGTCTTATATTGTATTTATA harbors:
- the LOC4350787 gene encoding probable E3 ubiquitin-protein ligase RHY1A → MLPGVELARRRRVHYHGDGAAAGAGFGEHHHGHYNYFHQQHHRQAVASAEAGAGAGGEVSPAVAARIRLEEKLRGAAAAPSSSLSRWGRRFRERDGSTTSRQQNNQQEQQIQLPTEPRPTPKHSMTMLEAPSTRKAPRREMRRTLSKADLCAVCLDEVRERHQRVTRLPCSHKYHSECVLPWLAIQPDCPCCRTQVPSVDSLFVA